GGCGACTGGCTCTCAGCGCTTCGCGCCGCCGTTACAGCAGCGCCAGCGTTTTCTCGTCCGCCGCGCCGCCGAAGTATTTCGCGAGCGCGTCGGTGAAAAGCGGCTCGTCGGGCGCGGCTTTCGAGAACAGCGTCATCGACGAGCGGAACTTCAGGTAGTCCGGGTAGCCGAAGATGGTCTCGATCGACCGGCCTTCGACTTCGTTGACTGCGCGCGTGGCCTCTTTTAAGCGGGCGCCGAGCACCGGATGTTGCAAATATGAGACAGCTTCGTCGAGTGACTGGATAGCAAATTTTTGGGCCATCGGACTCTCTCCGAGGCCCCGAAACTGGGGAAACACGTACCACATCCAGTGGCTTTGCTTGCGTCCCGCCTGCAATTCCGCTAGCGCCTGCGCATAAATAGGTGCCTGAGCATCGACGAAGCGCCGAAGGTCGAATTGATCGTCCATCCCGTCCTCCGCAGTCATTTTTACATGTCGGATTTTTGCATCCGGCATGCCTGCCAAGCCCTTCAACTACCTTTCAATGCCGTTTCCCGCCCCTGCGTCCCGCGGAAATCCAACCCGGATGCGGCAT
This genomic interval from Paraburkholderia sabiae contains the following:
- a CDS encoding DUF1810 domain-containing protein, with the protein product MDDQFDLRRFVDAQAPIYAQALAELQAGRKQSHWMWYVFPQFRGLGESPMAQKFAIQSLDEAVSYLQHPVLGARLKEATRAVNEVEGRSIETIFGYPDYLKFRSSMTLFSKAAPDEPLFTDALAKYFGGAADEKTLALL